Proteins found in one Neodiprion lecontei isolate iyNeoLeco1 chromosome 6, iyNeoLeco1.1, whole genome shotgun sequence genomic segment:
- the LOC107222637 gene encoding lutropin-choriogonadotropic hormone receptor isoform X1: protein MSPRRSAAAVTFILSLLLLLSLLLSIGNNGCSAHSERTAPSQVSLDRCNATADGREFLCRGVGFDTIHEPLGSATLSHSVNLTKIDLSSNNITNIPAFAFHQFSTLQVLSFRRNHLVSISVDAFVNSTNLKVLELDDNLLTEIPRAIVQLQNLEDLSITNNRIQRIEGGLLQHLGNLESLDLRGNPIKEIHPDSFQELKKLRKLILSNVRDLKEFPNLNGTGALELLRLDRARLKEVPAGLCRTCPKLKSLDLKSNYLTRIPNLTECSDLRVLDLTSNMISSLSGQPFKNLSALHDLLLSNNNLRSLPGDGFDGLFKLQVLDLESNYIEYIHPDTFRENKHLEDLNLGNNIFATLPTAGLSQLLHLKTFNNPALKEFPAPEMFPRVQTMVLSYAYHCCAFLTMELDEPITKSPVEESVLFPTNNKFDMSLWNSSLTDIWPQLHNLSNKFGTEINELWDNFGSDFTYPGNLPAYVEDYFEDQEGRSTIPSHLAPLHVQCLPQPGPFLPCQDLFDWWTLRCGVWIVFLLAMLGNGTVVFVLIFSRSKMDVPRFLVCNLAAADFFMGVYLGLLAVVDASTLGEFRMYAIRWQMSTGCQLAGFLGVLSSELSVYTLAVITLERNYAITHAMHLNKRLSLKHAGYIMTVGWGFALSMATLPLLGVSDYRKFAICLPFETTGTVSLTYVVFLMLINGVAFLILMGCYLKMYCAIRGSQAWNSNDSRIAKRMALLVFTDFLCWSPIAFFSLTATFGLQLVSLEQAKVFAVFVLPLNSCCNPFLYAILTKQFKKDCVLICKAIEESRVTRGIGRCRHSSNFSNRQTPANTNSLVDRSSRENQAPCVCNTRLLEASQCRGNWWGTRWLWPCTRSQHERHARSDQYAYQIAEIQQKQHKRASSVSSSENFSSSRSDSWRQTHHCGIPLRLLDPKRRASSWLITRKPSQDSNLSSSRNDSSGSATTASTSTWRMSRSSASLEVTARPAPRPVRPKPRLTRQLAVQEPDPPASPGRLAVRLLATIPSAAEMSEQQDDDGVLGN, encoded by the exons ATGAGCCCACGGCGCTCGGCTGCAGCTGTCACTTTTATACTttcgttgttattgttattatcactGTTGTTGTCGATCGGCAATAACGGATGCTCGGCTCATTCGGAGCGCACGGCACCCTCGCAGGTTTCCCTGGATCGCTGCAACGCCACCGCTGACGGTAGAGAGTTTCTCTGCCGTGGGGTGGGTTTCGACACGATACACGAACCGCTCGGATCAGCAACCCTTTCGCACTCCGTCAACCTCACCAAGAT CGATTTGTCAAGCAACAATATAACTAACATTCCGGCCTTTGCATTTCATCAGTTTTCTACACTTCAAGTTTT GTCTTTTCGGCGTAATCATTTGGTTTCAATCAGCGTCGACGCGTTTGTTAATTCAACGAATTTAAAAGTGCT AGAACTTGACGACAATCTGCTAACAGAAATACCGAGAGCTATCGTACAGCTACAGAACCTCGAGGACTT GTCTATAACGAATAATCGAATACAAAGGATAGAAGGCGGATTGCTACAGCACTTGGGAAATCTGGAGTCCTTGGATCTGAGAGGAAATCCCATAAAAGAAATACATCCTGATAGCTTTCAGGAACTCAAGAAACTTCGTAAACT GATTCTGTCCAACGTTAGGGACTTGAAAGAGTTCCCAAATCTGAACGGAACTGGAGCACTGGAATTGCTAAGACTAGATCGCGCTCGACTGAAGGAGGTACCGGCTGGACTTTGTCGAACATGTCCAAAACTTAAGAGTTT agaCCTGAAGTCCAATTACTTGACACGCATTCCAAATTTGACAGAGTGCAGTGATCTTCGTGTTTT GGACCTGACTAGTAACATGATTTCTTCGTTATCTGGACAACCTTTTAAAAATCTCTCTGCGCTACATGATTTACTTCTGTCAAATAACAATCTACGATCACTACCAGGAGATGGTTTCGATGGTCTATTCAAATTGCAAGTTCT AGATCTTGAAAGTAATTACATTGAATACATACATCCGGATACATTCAGAGAGAATAAACACCTTGAAGATCT AAATCTTGGAAACAACATATTTGCAACTTTGCCAACGGCTGGACTTTCTCAGTTACTGCATTTGAAAACGTTCAATAATCCTGCGCTCAAGGAATTTCCAGCACCCGAAATGTTTCCCCGCGTTCAGACTATGGTATTGTCTTATGCTTACCATTGCTGTGCTTTTCTTACCATGGAATTGGACGAACCAATTACCAAATCACCGGTAGAAGAGTCGGTACTTTTTCCTaccaataataaatttgacaTGAGTCTTTGGAATTCTAGTCTCACTGATATTTGGCCACAGTTAC ataACTTGAGCAACAAATTTGGAACAGAAATAAATGAACTTTGGGATAACTTTGGTTCAGATTTTACATACCCTGGTAACCTGCCTGCCTATGTGGAGGATTATTTTGAGGACCAGGAAGGACGAAGTACGATTCCAAGTCATTTGGCACCGTTGCACGTACAGTGCTTGCCCCAGCCTG GACCCTTTTTGCCATGTCAAGACTTGTTCGACTGGTGGACCTTGCGCTGTGGAGTTTGGATCGTCTTTCTCCTGGCCATGCTTGGAAACGGCACCGTTGTATTTGTCCTGATCTTTTCAAGGAGTAAGATGGACGTACCAAGGTTTTTGGTATGCAATTTGGCTGCCGCCGATTTCTTCATGGGTGTCTACTTGG GCTTGTTAGCGGTGGTCGATGCCTCGACACTCGGCGAATTTAGGATGTACGCCATTCGATGGCAGATGTCTACTGGATGTCAACTTGCCGGTTTTCTCGGTGTTCTCAGCTCTGAATTAAGTGTTTACACCCTTGCGGTGATAACTTTGGAAAGAAATTATGCCATTACTCACGCAATGCATCTTAATAAACGGCTATCTCTGAAACACGCCGGATACATTATGACCGTTGGATGGGGATTTGCTCTCTCAATGGCAACATTACCCCTGCTTGGCGTATCTGACTACCGAAAATTTGCGATATGTTTACCATTTGAAACAACAGGGACAGTTTCTCTTACGTATGTAGTTTTTTTAATGCTCATTAACGGAGTAGCATTTTTAATTCTGATGGGATGCTACCTGAAAATGTATTGCGCTATTCGTGGCTCCCAGGCATGGAATTCAAATGATTCGAGAATCGCCAAACGAATGGCTCTTCTGGTATTCACAGACTTCTTATGCTGGTCTCCGATagcatttttttcactcactgCAACATTTGGCCTACAGTTGGTTTCGTTGGAGCAGGCGAAAGTATTTGCCGTGTTCGTTCTACCCTTAAATTCATGTTGCAACCCTTTCTTATATGCTATATTAACTAAACAGTTTAAAAAGGATTGTGTGCTGATTTGCAAAGCAATTGAAGAATCTCGCGTAACGAGAGGTATAGGTAGATGTCGTCACAGCTCAAATTTTAGCAACCGACAAACTCCGGCCAATACTAATAGTCTAGTTGATAGATCGTCGAGGGAAAATCAAGCACCATGTGTGTGTAACACTCGACTCCTCGAAGCAAGTCAGTGTAGAGGTAATTGGTGGGGAACGAGATGGTTGTGGCCGTGTACGCGTAGTCAGCATGAAAGACACGCGCGCAGCGATCAGTACGCTTATCAAATTGccgaaatacaacaaaaacaGCACAAGCGTGCTTCGTCTGTGTCTtctagtgaaaatttttcttcttcgagaTCAGATTCTTGGAGACAGACCCACCACTGCGGTATACCATTACGATTACTAGACCCCAAGAGACGGGCCTCTTCATGGTTGATAACAAGGAAACCGTCTCAAGACTCTAATCTTAGCTCATCGCGCAACGATTCCTCTGGCTCAGCGACAACTGCTAGCACTAGTACGTGGAGAATGTCTCGCTCAAGCGCTTCTCTAGAGGTGACTGCCCGTCCAGCGCCGAGACCTGTAAGGCCAAAGCCGCGATTAACGAGACAACTTGCCGTTCAAGAACCAGATCCTCCTGCGTCGCCGGGTAGATTAGCTGTTAGACTTTTGGCCACGATACCTTCAGCGGCTGAAATGAGCGAACAGCAGGATGATGATGGTGTGTTAGGAAATTGA
- the LOC107222637 gene encoding lutropin-choriogonadotropic hormone receptor isoform X2 — MSPRRSAAAVTFILSLLLLLSLLLSIGNNGCSAHSERTAPSQVSLDRCNATADGREFLCRGVGFDTIHEPLGSATLSHSVNLTKIDLSSNNITNIPAFAFHQFSTLQVLSFRRNHLVSISVDAFVNSTNLKVLELDDNLLTEIPRAIVQLQNLEDLSITNNRIQRIEGGLLQHLGNLESLDLRGNPIKEIHPDSFQELKKLRKLILSNVRDLKEFPNLNGTGALELLRLDRARLKEVPAGLCRTCPKLKSLDLKSNYLTRIPNLTECSDLRVLDLTSNMISSLSGQPFKNLSALHDLLLSNNNLRSLPGDGFDGLFKLQVLDLESNYIEYIHPDTFRENKHLEDLNLGNNIFATLPTAGLSQLLHLKTFNNPALKEFPAPEMFPRVQTMVLSYAYHCCAFLTMELDEPITKSPVEESVLFPTNNKFDMSLWNSSLTDIWPQLHFTYPGNLPAYVEDYFEDQEGRSTIPSHLAPLHVQCLPQPGPFLPCQDLFDWWTLRCGVWIVFLLAMLGNGTVVFVLIFSRSKMDVPRFLVCNLAAADFFMGVYLGLLAVVDASTLGEFRMYAIRWQMSTGCQLAGFLGVLSSELSVYTLAVITLERNYAITHAMHLNKRLSLKHAGYIMTVGWGFALSMATLPLLGVSDYRKFAICLPFETTGTVSLTYVVFLMLINGVAFLILMGCYLKMYCAIRGSQAWNSNDSRIAKRMALLVFTDFLCWSPIAFFSLTATFGLQLVSLEQAKVFAVFVLPLNSCCNPFLYAILTKQFKKDCVLICKAIEESRVTRGIGRCRHSSNFSNRQTPANTNSLVDRSSRENQAPCVCNTRLLEASQCRGNWWGTRWLWPCTRSQHERHARSDQYAYQIAEIQQKQHKRASSVSSSENFSSSRSDSWRQTHHCGIPLRLLDPKRRASSWLITRKPSQDSNLSSSRNDSSGSATTASTSTWRMSRSSASLEVTARPAPRPVRPKPRLTRQLAVQEPDPPASPGRLAVRLLATIPSAAEMSEQQDDDGVLGN; from the exons ATGAGCCCACGGCGCTCGGCTGCAGCTGTCACTTTTATACTttcgttgttattgttattatcactGTTGTTGTCGATCGGCAATAACGGATGCTCGGCTCATTCGGAGCGCACGGCACCCTCGCAGGTTTCCCTGGATCGCTGCAACGCCACCGCTGACGGTAGAGAGTTTCTCTGCCGTGGGGTGGGTTTCGACACGATACACGAACCGCTCGGATCAGCAACCCTTTCGCACTCCGTCAACCTCACCAAGAT CGATTTGTCAAGCAACAATATAACTAACATTCCGGCCTTTGCATTTCATCAGTTTTCTACACTTCAAGTTTT GTCTTTTCGGCGTAATCATTTGGTTTCAATCAGCGTCGACGCGTTTGTTAATTCAACGAATTTAAAAGTGCT AGAACTTGACGACAATCTGCTAACAGAAATACCGAGAGCTATCGTACAGCTACAGAACCTCGAGGACTT GTCTATAACGAATAATCGAATACAAAGGATAGAAGGCGGATTGCTACAGCACTTGGGAAATCTGGAGTCCTTGGATCTGAGAGGAAATCCCATAAAAGAAATACATCCTGATAGCTTTCAGGAACTCAAGAAACTTCGTAAACT GATTCTGTCCAACGTTAGGGACTTGAAAGAGTTCCCAAATCTGAACGGAACTGGAGCACTGGAATTGCTAAGACTAGATCGCGCTCGACTGAAGGAGGTACCGGCTGGACTTTGTCGAACATGTCCAAAACTTAAGAGTTT agaCCTGAAGTCCAATTACTTGACACGCATTCCAAATTTGACAGAGTGCAGTGATCTTCGTGTTTT GGACCTGACTAGTAACATGATTTCTTCGTTATCTGGACAACCTTTTAAAAATCTCTCTGCGCTACATGATTTACTTCTGTCAAATAACAATCTACGATCACTACCAGGAGATGGTTTCGATGGTCTATTCAAATTGCAAGTTCT AGATCTTGAAAGTAATTACATTGAATACATACATCCGGATACATTCAGAGAGAATAAACACCTTGAAGATCT AAATCTTGGAAACAACATATTTGCAACTTTGCCAACGGCTGGACTTTCTCAGTTACTGCATTTGAAAACGTTCAATAATCCTGCGCTCAAGGAATTTCCAGCACCCGAAATGTTTCCCCGCGTTCAGACTATGGTATTGTCTTATGCTTACCATTGCTGTGCTTTTCTTACCATGGAATTGGACGAACCAATTACCAAATCACCGGTAGAAGAGTCGGTACTTTTTCCTaccaataataaatttgacaTGAGTCTTTGGAATTCTAGTCTCACTGATATTTGGCCACAGTTAC ATTTTACATACCCTGGTAACCTGCCTGCCTATGTGGAGGATTATTTTGAGGACCAGGAAGGACGAAGTACGATTCCAAGTCATTTGGCACCGTTGCACGTACAGTGCTTGCCCCAGCCTG GACCCTTTTTGCCATGTCAAGACTTGTTCGACTGGTGGACCTTGCGCTGTGGAGTTTGGATCGTCTTTCTCCTGGCCATGCTTGGAAACGGCACCGTTGTATTTGTCCTGATCTTTTCAAGGAGTAAGATGGACGTACCAAGGTTTTTGGTATGCAATTTGGCTGCCGCCGATTTCTTCATGGGTGTCTACTTGG GCTTGTTAGCGGTGGTCGATGCCTCGACACTCGGCGAATTTAGGATGTACGCCATTCGATGGCAGATGTCTACTGGATGTCAACTTGCCGGTTTTCTCGGTGTTCTCAGCTCTGAATTAAGTGTTTACACCCTTGCGGTGATAACTTTGGAAAGAAATTATGCCATTACTCACGCAATGCATCTTAATAAACGGCTATCTCTGAAACACGCCGGATACATTATGACCGTTGGATGGGGATTTGCTCTCTCAATGGCAACATTACCCCTGCTTGGCGTATCTGACTACCGAAAATTTGCGATATGTTTACCATTTGAAACAACAGGGACAGTTTCTCTTACGTATGTAGTTTTTTTAATGCTCATTAACGGAGTAGCATTTTTAATTCTGATGGGATGCTACCTGAAAATGTATTGCGCTATTCGTGGCTCCCAGGCATGGAATTCAAATGATTCGAGAATCGCCAAACGAATGGCTCTTCTGGTATTCACAGACTTCTTATGCTGGTCTCCGATagcatttttttcactcactgCAACATTTGGCCTACAGTTGGTTTCGTTGGAGCAGGCGAAAGTATTTGCCGTGTTCGTTCTACCCTTAAATTCATGTTGCAACCCTTTCTTATATGCTATATTAACTAAACAGTTTAAAAAGGATTGTGTGCTGATTTGCAAAGCAATTGAAGAATCTCGCGTAACGAGAGGTATAGGTAGATGTCGTCACAGCTCAAATTTTAGCAACCGACAAACTCCGGCCAATACTAATAGTCTAGTTGATAGATCGTCGAGGGAAAATCAAGCACCATGTGTGTGTAACACTCGACTCCTCGAAGCAAGTCAGTGTAGAGGTAATTGGTGGGGAACGAGATGGTTGTGGCCGTGTACGCGTAGTCAGCATGAAAGACACGCGCGCAGCGATCAGTACGCTTATCAAATTGccgaaatacaacaaaaacaGCACAAGCGTGCTTCGTCTGTGTCTtctagtgaaaatttttcttcttcgagaTCAGATTCTTGGAGACAGACCCACCACTGCGGTATACCATTACGATTACTAGACCCCAAGAGACGGGCCTCTTCATGGTTGATAACAAGGAAACCGTCTCAAGACTCTAATCTTAGCTCATCGCGCAACGATTCCTCTGGCTCAGCGACAACTGCTAGCACTAGTACGTGGAGAATGTCTCGCTCAAGCGCTTCTCTAGAGGTGACTGCCCGTCCAGCGCCGAGACCTGTAAGGCCAAAGCCGCGATTAACGAGACAACTTGCCGTTCAAGAACCAGATCCTCCTGCGTCGCCGGGTAGATTAGCTGTTAGACTTTTGGCCACGATACCTTCAGCGGCTGAAATGAGCGAACAGCAGGATGATGATGGTGTGTTAGGAAATTGA